Proteins encoded in a region of the Photobacterium angustum genome:
- the pyrD gene encoding quinone-dependent dihydroorotate dehydrogenase, whose product MLYRIARSAIFQLDAEKAHDLAIENFSRFTGTPLELFYRQNLPARPVEVMGLTFKNPVGLAAGLDKNGECIDAFGEMGFGFVEVGTVTPRPQPGNDKPRLFRLIPAEGIINRFGFNNLGVDNLVENVKKAKFDGIIGINIGKNKDTPIEKGVEDYIICMEKVYQYAGYIAVNISSPNTPGLRSLQYGEALDDLLSQLKAKQAELAKQHDKYVPLALKIAPDLDDHEIQQVCDSLIRNNIDGVIGTNTTLDRSLVQGMEHCDEAGGLSGRPLQNKSTEVIRKMSEALNGAVPIIGVGGVDSAMAAREKMMAGASLVQVYSGFIYHGPRLVKDIVNGL is encoded by the coding sequence ATGTTATACCGCATCGCACGTTCTGCTATTTTTCAGTTGGATGCTGAAAAAGCACACGACCTCGCTATTGAGAACTTTTCTCGCTTTACTGGCACTCCATTAGAACTTTTCTACCGACAAAATCTTCCAGCACGTCCTGTCGAAGTTATGGGACTTACATTCAAAAACCCTGTTGGCTTAGCAGCTGGCCTTGATAAAAACGGTGAATGTATTGATGCATTTGGTGAAATGGGTTTCGGCTTTGTTGAAGTAGGGACCGTGACACCTCGTCCACAGCCTGGTAACGATAAACCTCGTCTTTTCCGTTTGATCCCAGCTGAAGGCATTATCAACCGTTTTGGTTTTAATAACCTTGGTGTTGATAATCTTGTTGAGAATGTAAAGAAAGCAAAATTTGACGGCATCATTGGTATCAATATCGGTAAAAATAAAGATACACCGATTGAAAAGGGTGTTGAAGATTACATTATTTGTATGGAAAAAGTTTATCAATATGCCGGTTATATTGCAGTAAACATCTCGTCACCGAATACACCAGGATTACGTAGCTTACAATATGGTGAAGCTTTAGATGATCTGCTTTCCCAGCTTAAAGCTAAACAAGCTGAATTAGCGAAACAACATGATAAGTATGTTCCTCTAGCACTTAAGATCGCTCCCGATCTTGATGATCATGAGATTCAACAGGTATGTGATTCTTTGATCCGTAATAATATAGACGGTGTGATTGGAACAAATACCACATTGGATCGCTCTTTGGTTCAAGGAATGGAACATTGTGATGAAGCGGGTGGTTTAAGCGGTCGTCCTTTGCAAAACAAAAGCACAGAAGTCATTCGAAAAATGTCAGAAGCATTAAATGGAGCAGTACCAATCATTGGTGTTGGTGGTGTTGATTCTGCAATGGCTGCTCGTGAGAAGATGATGGCAGGTGCAAGCCTCGTACAGGTTTATTCTGGTTTTATTTATCATGGCCCACGTCTTGTTAAAGATATTGTAAACGGTCTTTAA
- a CDS encoding cell division protein ZapC, with amino-acid sequence MLKPDNSWKWYFDAEMNSLMLELNDDMLFRVSLPSKLLTPEAKVSDIFNVDDIEAYQNFQEQIAHLPISAARKCELALNATAARRFHKPMMPKSWYFAPQQGVEPSQGQVITLMTASCTAHYVVIENSGVASLCMLADVATVDLDGVKSMEFCETIKVMNDRMAPCFVETDQQNFALVG; translated from the coding sequence GTGTTAAAGCCAGATAATTCATGGAAATGGTATTTTGACGCTGAAATGAATTCACTCATGCTTGAATTGAATGACGATATGCTTTTTCGTGTATCGTTACCAAGTAAGCTGCTTACTCCAGAAGCGAAAGTAAGTGACATTTTTAATGTTGATGATATTGAAGCCTACCAAAACTTCCAAGAGCAGATTGCTCATCTACCAATTTCTGCAGCTAGAAAATGTGAATTAGCATTAAATGCTACAGCTGCACGACGTTTTCATAAACCTATGATGCCAAAAAGTTGGTATTTCGCACCTCAACAAGGTGTCGAGCCATCACAGGGGCAAGTTATTACTCTAATGACTGCGTCTTGTACTGCTCATTATGTTGTAATTGAAAATAGTGGGGTAGCGAGCCTCTGCATGCTTGCAGATGTTGCTACTGTTGATTTAGATGGCGTTAAAAGCATGGAGTTCTGTGAAACCATTAAGGTTATGAATGATCGAATGGCACCCTGTTTTGTAGAAACAGACCAGCAAAATTTTGCGCTTGTCGGTTAG